Proteins from one Syntrophaceae bacterium genomic window:
- a CDS encoding DegV family EDD domain-containing protein, with protein MNFTRALAAGVERVTAWSDLLDDINVFPVADGDTGRNLVLSLAPLRFPEREREALNRDLLLSARGNSGNIAARFFSRLLHAEDIPSLAAAVARGTDQARGAVREPKPGTMLTFFEALAEGLRDAPGETDPGWYRRLMDRLQDVVRDTVEQQPKLRDAGVVDAGALGMYLFFEGFFLALGNPIAGVRPVTEAFGDRLRVRRSVSGPDEGGWCVDLVLQGADDSEETYNRLSAVGRSVVLIREQDYLKVHLHTDDAVSLRKNIESIGPVVRWSVDDLTRQTTDFSTAAAESSIHIMTDAAGSLTREGARKLGVTLLDSYLTVGTRCLPETLFSPGELFEAMRRGEKVSTSQASVLERQQTYESVLGRFGRVLYLCVGSVFTGNYEVAREWKSRNDRDDRLTVIDTGAASGRLGLMVIETARFAARASDPEAVVAFARDAVARTEEYIFLDRLKWLAAGGRLSKGSAFFGDMLHMKPVISPLPDGAKKVGVVRNRNDQVRYALEKLEAGLAPAGTGPVLLEHSDNRPWLEKEVLPLIRSRFPAAEILLQPLSMTSAAHMGPETWAVAFLRHAVPGDNAQ; from the coding sequence ATGAATTTTACCAGAGCCCTCGCCGCCGGTGTGGAACGGGTGACCGCCTGGTCCGACCTTCTGGACGACATCAACGTCTTCCCTGTGGCGGATGGCGACACGGGGCGGAATCTCGTTCTCAGCCTGGCCCCGCTGCGCTTTCCGGAGCGCGAGCGGGAGGCCCTCAACCGTGACCTGCTCCTCTCCGCCCGGGGAAACTCGGGCAACATCGCCGCCCGCTTCTTCAGCCGGCTCCTCCACGCGGAAGACATCCCCTCGCTTGCCGCCGCGGTCGCCCGGGGAACGGACCAGGCCCGTGGTGCCGTGCGGGAGCCCAAGCCCGGAACCATGCTGACCTTTTTCGAGGCCCTGGCAGAAGGTCTCCGGGACGCCCCCGGGGAGACCGATCCGGGATGGTACCGCCGGTTGATGGACCGGCTTCAGGACGTGGTTCGGGATACGGTGGAACAGCAGCCGAAACTCCGGGACGCCGGCGTCGTCGACGCGGGCGCTCTTGGCATGTACCTGTTCTTCGAAGGGTTCTTCCTCGCCCTGGGCAACCCCATCGCGGGCGTCCGCCCCGTCACCGAGGCCTTCGGAGACCGCCTCCGGGTCCGCCGGTCCGTGTCCGGCCCCGACGAGGGAGGATGGTGCGTGGACCTGGTGCTCCAGGGAGCGGACGACTCGGAGGAGACCTACAACCGGCTTTCCGCCGTCGGGCGCAGCGTGGTCCTTATCCGAGAACAGGACTACCTGAAGGTCCATCTTCACACCGACGACGCGGTTTCCCTCAGGAAGAACATCGAGTCCATCGGCCCCGTCGTCCGATGGTCCGTCGACGACCTGACCCGGCAGACCACCGATTTCAGCACGGCCGCGGCGGAATCCTCGATCCACATCATGACCGACGCGGCGGGATCACTGACCCGGGAGGGGGCCCGGAAGCTGGGCGTCACGCTCCTGGACAGCTATCTCACCGTGGGGACACGGTGCCTCCCGGAAACCCTTTTCTCGCCGGGCGAGCTGTTCGAGGCCATGCGGCGGGGTGAGAAGGTCTCCACCTCCCAGGCCTCCGTCCTCGAGCGGCAGCAGACCTACGAGAGCGTTCTCGGCCGCTTCGGGCGCGTCCTCTACCTTTGCGTCGGGTCCGTATTCACCGGCAACTATGAAGTGGCCCGGGAATGGAAGAGCCGGAACGACCGGGACGACCGCCTGACGGTGATCGACACCGGCGCCGCCTCGGGCCGGCTGGGCCTGATGGTCATCGAGACGGCGCGGTTTGCCGCCCGGGCATCCGACCCGGAGGCCGTCGTGGCTTTCGCCCGGGACGCCGTGGCGCGGACGGAGGAGTACATCTTCCTGGACCGCCTGAAATGGCTCGCCGCGGGCGGCCGGCTCTCGAAAGGCAGCGCCTTCTTCGGCGACATGCTTCATATGAAGCCCGTCATCAGCCCCCTGCCCGACGGGGCAAAGAAGGTCGGGGTCGTAAGGAACCGGAACGATCAGGTCCGCTATGCCCTCGAAAAACTGGAGGCGGGGCTCGCTCCCGCAGGAACCGGCCCGGTGCTCCTTGAGCATTCGGACAACCGACCCTGGCTGGAAAAAGAAGTCCTCCCCCTGATCCGCTCGCGCTTTCCCGCCGCCGAGATCCTCCTCCAGCCCCTGTCGATGACGTCCGCCGCCCACATGGGGCCGGAAACATGGGCCGTGGCTTTTCTCCGCCATGCGGTGCCGGGTGACAATGCGCAGTAA
- a CDS encoding glycosyltransferase family 2 protein, whose product MRAERKHPSHAPVVIPVYNHGSTVASVIRRVLDQGYPVIAVNDGSTDGTPEALASIGDITVLHHRENMGKGAAILTGLAEAARFSDRAVTIDADGQHDPEDIPLLLAAIPEGQRPLVVGNRRGMDAREVPWTSRFGREFSNFWVRASGGPPVADTQSGFRVYPLPETLNLGVRARRFQFEVEVLARARWRDIPVMEVPVRVIYPPGDLRISHYRPFLDFMRNSWTFTSLIAQRILIPRALRSRRSD is encoded by the coding sequence ATGCGGGCCGAACGGAAGCATCCGAGCCATGCGCCCGTCGTCATTCCCGTCTACAATCACGGCTCGACCGTCGCATCGGTCATCCGGCGGGTTCTGGACCAGGGATATCCGGTGATCGCCGTCAACGACGGCTCCACCGATGGCACCCCGGAGGCCCTGGCGTCCATCGGGGACATCACGGTCCTCCATCACAGGGAAAACATGGGCAAAGGAGCCGCCATTCTCACAGGGCTGGCCGAGGCAGCACGATTCTCCGACCGGGCCGTGACGATCGACGCCGACGGACAGCACGACCCGGAGGATATTCCACTCCTTCTGGCGGCCATTCCGGAGGGACAGCGGCCCCTCGTCGTGGGAAACCGCCGCGGCATGGACGCCCGGGAGGTTCCCTGGACGAGTCGTTTCGGCCGGGAATTTTCGAATTTCTGGGTCCGGGCCTCCGGAGGGCCGCCCGTGGCGGACACCCAGAGCGGCTTCCGGGTCTATCCCCTCCCTGAAACGCTGAACCTGGGCGTGCGGGCAAGGCGCTTCCAGTTCGAGGTGGAAGTCCTGGCCCGGGCGAGGTGGCGAGATATCCCCGTCATGGAAGTTCCCGTCCGGGTGATCTATCCGCCCGGGGACCTGCGGATTTCCCACTATCGCCCGTTTCTGGATTTCATGAGGAATTCCTGGACGTTCACCTCTCTCATCGCCCAGCGGATCCTGATTCCCCGCGCCCTCCGGTCCCGCCGCTCCGACTGA
- the clpS gene encoding ATP-dependent Clp protease adapter ClpS encodes MADYPAEPPRPGEGIDVEDEVDLREPRMFRVILHNDHYTTMDFVVEVLISVFHKPAAEATRIMLDVHRKGKGICGVYTYDIASSKVSLVHSMAKEREFPLRCSMEEA; translated from the coding sequence ATGGCTGACTATCCGGCAGAACCGCCCCGACCCGGGGAAGGGATCGACGTAGAAGACGAGGTGGACCTTCGGGAGCCTCGGATGTTCCGGGTGATCCTCCACAACGACCACTACACGACCATGGACTTCGTCGTGGAAGTCCTGATCTCGGTCTTTCACAAGCCGGCGGCGGAAGCGACACGCATCATGCTGGACGTTCATCGCAAGGGGAAAGGCATCTGCGGGGTGTATACCTATGATATCGCCTCCTCCAAGGTATCCCTCGTTCATTCCATGGCCAAAGAGAGGGAATTTCCCCTCCGCTGCAGCATGGAGGAGGCCTGA